Proteins co-encoded in one Gossypium arboreum isolate Shixiya-1 chromosome 11, ASM2569848v2, whole genome shotgun sequence genomic window:
- the LOC108473278 gene encoding wall-associated receptor kinase-like 20: MVHVVVFLFILVTQVSAYRPCPKCGKIKVPYPLSTGENCGDPRYRIYCNNGALEFMSASGFYYKILSINPKANKLIIKPPLIQENTCYSSDLDQGGLMLDENLPFNISTRNTVMLFNCSDNILLSPLNCSSSSFCREFEEVGEGCGCKGTLCCHFLKDSSMTSHRIRARLGGCTAYTCVVDKQPDEPLESWNFGIELQWLPPF, translated from the coding sequence ATGGTGCATGTCGtagtttttttgtttattttagtaACCCAAGTGTCAGCTTACCGTCCTTGTCCCAAATGTGGGAAGATAAAAGTTCCATATCCACTTAGCACTGGTGAAAACTGTGGAGATCCCAGGTATAGAATCTACTGCAACAATGGTGCCTTGGAGTTCATGTCAGCTTCAGGGTTTTACTATAAGATTCTCAGCATTAACCCTAAGGCTAATAAGCTTATTATAAAGCCACCTTTGATCCAGGAAAACACTTGTTACTCATCTGATCTCGATCAGGGAGGGCTGATGCTGGATGAGAACTTGCCTTTCAACATATCCACTCGTAACACTGTCATGTTATTCAACTGCTCCGATAACATTCTATTATCCCCATTGAATTGTTCTTCCAGCAGTTTCTGTAGGGAGTTTGAGGAAGTGGGGGAAGGGTGTGGGTGCAAAGGAACACTTTGCTGCCATTTCTTGAAAGATTCATCGATGACATCGCATAGGATCAGGGCCAGGCTGGGAGGCTGCACTGCTTATACTTGTGTGGTTGATAAACAGCCTGATGAACCCCTTGAATCCTGGAACTTTGGCATTGAGCTGCAATGGTTGCCTCCTTTCTGA